GATCGGCAACAAGTTTTGCGCTGATGGGAACACGTGGTGCTACCTTTTTATCCTGGCGCGCATAGCCGTAATATGGTATTACCGCAGTTATTCTTTTGGCCGAAGAACGCTTAAAGGCATCGATCATTAGAAGCATCTCAACAAGGTTATCGTTTACAGGCGAACATGTTGACTGAATCAGAAAAACATCCTTTGATCTTACATTTTCATCAACTTCAATCTGTATCTCTCCATCGCTAAACCTGCTTACCTTGGCTCCACCAAGAGGAACATTAAGGTAATCGCATATTTTCCTTGCAAGAGCTGGATTTGAATTTCCTGTAAATAGTGCAAAATCTTTCATTTTATCTACCGTCTCAAAAGGTCTTAAATTTTGGCTGGGGCGGGAGGATTCGAACCTCCGAATGCAGGAACCAAAGTCCTGTGTCTTACCGCTTGACGACGCCCCAAGAATGGTCGACTAAACCAGTATTTCAGCCTGAAACAGCCCCCAGTCATGTTTGTTTAAAATAGCATTATAGGCAATTAGAGCTTTGTTAAAATCAGGAAAGATGCCGAATACGGCCGGACCACTTCCTGACATTAGAGCGCCTGTTGCTCCGTAGCTTAAAAGAGCCTCTTTTGCCCTATTAACATCAGGACATATTGATGCGGCTACATTTTTAAGATCATTGCACAAATGTTTTTTAATATCAAATATCTTTTTTTTAAAAACTGTATTCCTAAGCTTTTTGTCGCATTCTGTCAATTCTAAATTAAGGTTTTCATATATCTCTTTTGTTGAAACAGCAAATTTTGGGCAAACCAACAATATTTGAAACGGTTTCAATCCTTCATAAGCTTCCATTTTTTCGCCGATACCTGAGACTATCGCAGGTTTCCTGAAAATAAAAAACGGGATATCTGTCCCGATTGAAAGTCCTATAGACATTAGCTTGTCTTGGGGGAGAGGTCGGCCGTAGTAGCGGTTTAAACCTAAAAGAACACTGGCCGCATTACTGCTTCCACCGCCAAGACCGGCTGCGACAGGTATCTTTTTTTCAATCCCTATTTTCACACCTTCGTTCTTATGGATGGTCTTGAAAAAAAGATTTGCTGCTTTTACGGCAAGATTGCTTTCATCTTCAGGCACTTCCGGGTTATCGCAGGATACAGTTGTATGTTTTGTGCCGAAAGAGAGTGAAACCGTGTCATAAAGACTTATACAGCACATAAGCGTAAACAGATCGTGATAGCCGTTTTGCCTTTTTCCCATTATGTGCAAAAAAAGATTAATCTTTGCCGGAGAAAGAAGTTTCATGAGCTGTTTTCTTTATCAATTCTAATCTTAGCGTCCTTTGTGATTTAATTTCCCCTTACTTTATCAGCTTGACAACCAGGAACCCCAGGTCCTTCCGTTTAATCAGAATTTCTATGGGTTCGCCCTTTTTGATTTTTTCGATCTGACTATGATATTCATCATCGGTATTTATTCCCGCACGGTTTATTTCCTTAATAATATCGCCCGGGGTCAATCCTGCTTCAGAAGCTTTGCTGTTCGGCTTGATGGCGGCCACGATTATCCCTTTTGATTCTGATGTTATATTAAATTGACGGGCTATTTCCGGCGTTATATTTGATACACGGATTCCGAGTTCATCTTCCGCCCCTTTTTTTGATTTATCGGCATAGACTTTTGAAGCATCCCTTTTGGCAATCTTTACTTCAACTGTTTTTTCTGCGCCATTATGTAACAGTTTTATTTTAACAAGTTTTCCAACACCGATGTTTGCGATTATTGTAGTCAGCTCCCGGCCTGTTTCTACCCTCATATTATTAATTTCAAGTATAATATCATTGGGCTTGATTCCCGCTTTATCGGCAGGGTCACCGGGGAAAACTTCGGCAACAAGAACTCCATTTTCACCTTTAACACCATAATATTTTGCCAGATCTTCGTTAAGATCCTGGATGGCCACGCCAAGCCATCCCCGTGTTACCTCTCCGCTTTGCTTAAGCTGCTCAATGATCCCTTTGGCAAGGTTAATCGGGATGGCAAATCCTATTCCCTGGCCGCTGGCTATAATGGCTGTGTTTATTCCAATAACCTCTCCTTTTATGTTGACAAGCGGACCTCCACTGTTGCCTGGATTTATTGAAGCATCTGTCTGTATGAAATCATCATATGGTCCTGATCCGATAACTCGCCCTTTGGCGCTCACAATCCCGGCGGTTATAGTGTGCTCCAGACCAAAAGGGCTGCCTATTGCCACAACCCACTGGCCGACCTTCAGCGAGTCTGAATCTCCTATAATGGCAACAGGGAGATCCCGCCGTGATTTGATTTTGATAAGCGCAATGTCCGTATTGGAATCACGCCCCACAATCTCTGCCTCAAATTCCTTGCCATTATTAAGCTTCACTTTAATCTTGTCAGCGTTTTCAACAACATGATTGTTTGTTACAATATAACCGTCTTTATCAATAATGAATCCAGATCCAAGACTTCTCTGTTTGAAATCTCGAGGAGATTGTTCACCAAAAAATTTTTCAAAAAAGTCGTTCATGGAATCATCATCGCCAAAAGGACCTTTTGAAAAATGACGGAATACCTGGCTGCCGCCCTTAATGGTTTTAACAGTCCTGATGTTGACTACGGCCGGGCTGACCGATTCGGCCAGACTGCTGAAGCTTTCAGGCACTGTAAGATAATTGTCTGATTTTGCCTCAGCGTCAGGTTCCTGATAAAAACTTGAAACAAGAAAAAGCACTACTGTCATGAATGCCATGACAAAAAATGCTTTTCTCCCTGATAGATTTTTTGTCTTTTTAATAAACTTCATAAAAATAATCCTCAATTTCTAAATTCCATCCGCAGATTCCACAGATTTCCGCAGATTAGTTAAAGATTCTGTTTGTCAATCCAATCATCCACTCGACTACTCGACCATTTCCAACCATTTCCACCTTAGTAGCTAAATTGTTATCCTTTTTGTTTCACGTAGGTTATCCTCAAATCATAGAGGATATTTTTGAGCATACTCTCTTCTTCCTTTGCTAAATTCCCACTGGTTTTTTCCTCCAGCATGCTCAAAATATCTATTGTTTGTTTCCCCATCACCAGGTTTTGAACCTTTTTACCTGAGGCAGGATCCTCAATAACGCCAAGGTGTACTAATGCAGATGCATTCAAAGAAATAATAAAAGTGGCAAAATTTATCACCGGCAGATGGATTTCCGGCTCCTGTTTATCCTTCGGAGCACTCTCTTTTTGCGCCTGATCTTTAACTTCTTCACTGGAAGATTCCTTCTTATCCTCTATTTCTTGATTCCCTTCAGCAAAAGCCCTGCGGTCTTTAATAATAAATCCTTTATTGTTATCTTTTTCGGTCATACCTGATCTCCTTTATAAGCAAGCTGTTTTAAAAGTTCCGAGACGTTAAACTAAAGCTCGAAATGTCTTACCGAGTTAACCATCTCCAAAGCACTAAGCTTTTCAAGTACTTCCTCCGAAATTGGCGTGTCGGTTCTAAGAAATACAATATTCTTTTCACCATCCTTTTCCTGACCAACCTGCATCTGGGCGATATTGATGTCATGCTTGCCAAGAACAGATGCAATACTGCCTATAACACCCGGCCTGTCAACATTATTTATCAGGGTCAGGTGGCCGTATGGGATCATCTCGAGACGGAAATTATCTATTTTTACAACCCTGGCATTTTTTTTGCCAAATATAGTGCCTGCTACAGTGCTTGTCATTTCCGTAGTAACTACCCGTATAGTAATAAGGTTCTGATAATCCTCAGACTCGGAACTGAAAGTCTCTTTAACCTTAATATCCCTTTCCTTTGCAATAACCGGTGCATTAACAAAATTCACATTATCCGTAAGCATAGGGGTGAGGAGACCTTTTAACACCGCGGTAGAGACAGGCGACAGATCAATGTCCTGAAAATCCCCTGTATACTCAATAAGAACCTCCTTTACAGGGCCCCTGGCAAGCTGAGCCTGCAGACAACCCATACGGTCCGCAAGCGACAAAAACGGTCCAAGCTTTATAAGAAGTTCACCTGTAACAGATGAAACATTCACAGCATTAACAATAGTTCCATTTTTTAGATAGTCAATTATCTGGCCGGCCACTGCAACAGCTACATTTGTCTGGGCCTCGCGTGTGGAAGCTCCAAGATGTGGGGTGCAAACAAGCCTGTCAAGTGTAAGAAGAGGTGAGTCAACAGGGGGCTCGGTCGCGAAAACATCTAATGCCGCCCCTGCAACTTTGCCTGAATTCATGGCATCATATAGATCAGTCTCGTTAATTATACCGCCTCGAGCGCAATTAATAATCATAACCCCTTGTTTCATCTGCTCAAAGGCCTCCTTATTTATAAAACCGGCTGTATCCTTCAGCTTGGGGACATGCACCGTGATATAATCGGCCTGTTGGTACAATTCAGGCAGAGAAACACTTTTATAACCGGCCTTTTCAATGCGTTCGGGTGTAATAAATGGATCGTGAACAATTACCTGCATTTTCAGGCCCTGTGCGCGATCAGCTACAATGGAGCCGATTTTTCCAAAACCAATAACACCTAAAACCTTTTTGTAAAGCTCTTTTCCCTGCAGTTTTTTCTTGTCCCAGCGTCCGGATTTCAATGATGATGTGCCCAGCGGGATGTTGCGTGTTAATGACAGCATCAGAGCAATAGTATGTTCAGCAGTAGTCACAACATTGCCCTCAGGAGTATTCATTACAACAATACCCCGTTTTGTGGCCGCCGGTATATCCACATTGTCAAGGCCTATCCCGGCACGACCAATGACTTTAAGCTGTGTCGCTGCTTCGAGAAGATCTTCGGTTACCCTGGTAGCGCTACGGATAACCAGGGCGTGATAATTTCCAATAATATTTTTCAGCTCTTCCGGAGATAATCCCACATTGACATCGACTTCGATTCCCTCGGCATCCTGAAACATTTGAACCCCGATTTCTCCGAGATTATCGCTTACCAAAACTTTCATCATCTTTCCGCCTCCTAATTAATTCCCTCGTATCAGGTGAGAGAAAATATGTATTTTAAATGCTAAAAAACAATCAGCAGTTATGCTCAGCAAAAAAACTATTGAAACATACAACAAAATAGCTATATTATTTTAAGATTCCCCGCAACAAGCTGTGGGGGATGCACTTGCTGTTGCGGTTCACCTTTTTGAGAACCTTTAAACGTATTTTAATATATGAAAACAACAATTTTATCAATATTTGTTATCTTATTTAGTTTTGTCAATTCAATAGAGGCAAAAAACTTTAAGATCGCAAGTTATAATGTGCAAAATCTTTTTGATATTGCCAATAACGGGACCGAATATGCCGGGTATATACCGAATACCGATTATGGTTGGAACAGGGATATGCTCGATATTAAGGCTCGTAATATTGCCAGGGTAATAAACGACCTGAAGGCTGATATTGTTGCATTACAGGAGGTCGAGTCAAAAAAATCTCTTATTTATCTGCGCAGCAGACTAATGGATCTCGGCGTTGATTATCCATATCTTGCAATTGCTGATTTAAAGGCCACAACAGTTAAATGTGCTGTAATATCCAAGTTCCCTGTTGTTAAGAAAGAGGAAATAATAGTTGATAATAAATTTGCAAGAAATATTTTGAAAGTTACTCTTGATGTTGAAGGTAATCACCTGATTTTGTATGTCAATCACTGGAAATCAAAACAAGACCCTGAAAGCAGCAGAATAGTTTATGCTAAAGCGCTTAAGGAGGAGCTTGATAAATTAGAAGATAATGTTGACTTTATTTTAACAGGTGATTTTAATTCAAATTACAATGAATACAAAACCTTTAGAAATTCTGCTAAATTAAATGATACCGGCGGCATTAGCGGGATTAATCATATTTTAAGAACCAACATGGATTCTGTATTGGTCGATGAAAAGATCCTGCTGGAACAGACAGATAATGAATATCTGTATAATCTGTGGCTTGAAATCGATAAAAAAAGATGCTGGTCATATAATTTTTTTGGTGATAAAAACAGTCCAGACAGTATTATCGTGTCCAAAGGGCTTTATGATGAAAAGGGAATCTCATATATAGATAATTCCTTTGACAAGTTTGACCCTGATTACCTTTTTAAGGGGAAAGCTATTTATCAATGGCAGAGGGCTAAGAAAGGCAGGGGCAGGCATCTTGGAAAAGGGTACTCGGATCATCTCCCGGTTTTTGCCTGTTTTTCCACAGAGCCTTTTTTCTTTAAAAAAGATAACCACAAGATACCAGGGCACTAAGGCGCCAAAATTGATGAATTAGTTTTTTTACGAATTCATAAAGATTAGGGCAGTGTTCTTTTTGTGGCTACCTAAACAGTTACTATAAGGATGAAATAATGTCTGTTGATATTAATATAATCGACTCTTTGAATCTTTTTGAGGATATTTCACATGCCGAGCTGGAAGAGGTTGCCTCCTTGATGCGCCGGATCAGGGTAACAGAAGGGGAGGTTATAACGCGTCAAGGCAATACGGCTAATAGTATTTTCATTCTCTTATCAGGTAATTTTATGGTCTTCTTTAAAGAGGGCAGATCATATACTTTACATAATAAGGGTGATATTATAGGATTATCAACACTGATCCTCCCTTTTTATTATACCGGGACAGCGGTTGCGTTGACAGATGGGGATGTTATATCAATACCCGGACAGGAATTATTGCGTCTTATAGAGAGTAATTCGGCCCTGGGCGGTAAGATTATGAAAAAAATCAATCAAATTATTTCAGCAAGACAGCCTTTTGTCACAGGGAGGTGTTAATTGTACGGTTTAGATGCAATATCAGCACATAACGGCTGGCAGTTGGCTGCTTTAGGGACTTCAATAGTCTTTACAGGGCTTATAATACTTTCTCTTGCTATTTCCCAAATCCATAAAGTTCTTGAATTATGGGATGAGAGATATGCTTATTATCAACGAATAAAAAAATTTATGCAGATAAAACACAGATCAGAAGCAACTGTGTCTGATCCGGTTTTGCCAAAGAATGTTAAAGAGTCTGCCCGGCAGTTTAAACTTTTAATTGATCAGATGGGCGAACCGTTTTCGTTGCCAAAGCTTCTTGATTTTTCTAAAAAATGCGGACTCCTGCACTCACACTCAAGTGTTAACGATTTACTTCAGGCAAAACTGATAATTCCTGACGGAAATGGCTATTTCTTTTGGAATCATGATGTTGAAAAAAATATTAAAATCTCAACGAAGACAAGCTCGTAAAAAGTCGAAAAACCACTTTTTGCGAATGAAAGAGAGGAGCAAGATTTAATCAATGGTAAATCTGTTAATAGAATTTTTGTCCAATACAGGTTTCGCGCTTGCCGGCTATCAGAATATTATAATGATTTTAGTGGGTATTGTGCTTATTTATTTGGGAATAGCAAAAGGTTATGAGCCGTTTCTTCTGATACCGATCGGTTTTGGTATTTTGATGGGTAATATTCCTGTGATCAGGGATTTTGGACTCGGAATTTATGAAAAGGGCAGTTTTTTAAATTACATGTATTATGGCGTTATGCATGATATTTATCCGCCATTAATCTTTTTAGGTGTAGGAGCTCTTACTGATTTTTCTGCAATGCTTGCGCGTCCATCGTTGATCCTTTTGGGAGCAGCAGCCCAGCTGGGAATTTTTGCAACTTTTTTAGGGGCTCTTGCACTTGGCTTTGCTCCGAATGAGGCTGCATCAATAGGCATTATTGGAGGGGCTGACGGGCCTACGGCTATTTTTCTTACAGCCGTGCTTGCTCCGCGGCTGATAGGTCCTATTGCAATCGCAGCTTATTCATACATGGCGCTGGTCCCTGTAATCCAACCACCCATCATGAGGCTGCTTACCACACGCAAAGAACGGCTTATAAGGATGGAAGAATCTCGCAAGGTTTCAAAGAAAGAAAAGTTGATTTTTCCCATAGTTGGATTTTTGCTCTGCTGTTTCATAGCTCCGGGCGCGCTTCCTCTTCTCGGCATGCTCTTTTTCGGGAATCTTTTAAAGGAAAGTATAGTGGCGGAACGTCTTGCCAGGGCAGCCCGCTCTTCTATTATTGATTCAGTAACTATATTGCTGGGCATAGCTGTTGGAGCGAGCACACAGGGCGATGTTTTTTTGACCGGCAAGTCTATAGGTATTTTTATCCTTGGCGCTTCAGCCTTTGCCGTGGCAACGGCAGCGGGTGTTATCTTCGCAAAATTCATGAACCTTTTCCTGCGTCAAAAGATAAATCCGCTTATAGGTGCGGCCGGCGTATCGGCTGTTCCTAATTCCGCCCGCGTAGTTCAGATAGTCGGTCAGAAAGAAGACCCTTCAAATTTTCTTTTGATGCATGCCATGGCTCCAAACATATCAGGTGTTATTGGTTCAGCAATTGCGGCGGCAATTTTATGGAGCTTTTTAGGTGGCTGATAAAAGTAAAGTTGTCCCTGAAAAATGCAATACCTTTCCTCAAAGCAACAAATTATTTTTCTTGACTTATATTATGAGTTGAGTTAAAAATTTTTATTCAATAAATTAAATTACTTCAGCCATTATTACATGTCTTTTTTAATGCCGTAGATATTGAGAGGGCTTTAACTATTATCAACTTATTGACAGTATTTATTGTAACCTTATAATAGCATCAAGGAGGTGCCAATGAAAAAGGAAACAAGTGAATTTTATAAAAGGCTGGAAAAGAAAGGGGTCTCAAGAAGAGACTTCATGAAGTACTGTACCTTTCTTACAGCTACCATGGGGCTTTCATCATCATTTGTTCCAAAGGTAGCAGAGGTATTTGCGGACCCGGCACAGCGTCCGCCTGTAATCTGGCTTCATTTCGGTGAATGTACAGG
The window above is part of the Anaerolineae bacterium genome. Proteins encoded here:
- the ispE gene encoding 4-(cytidine 5'-diphospho)-2-C-methyl-D-erythritol kinase, with the protein product MKLLSPAKINLFLHIMGKRQNGYHDLFTLMCCISLYDTVSLSFGTKHTTVSCDNPEVPEDESNLAVKAANLFFKTIHKNEGVKIGIEKKIPVAAGLGGGSSNAASVLLGLNRYYGRPLPQDKLMSIGLSIGTDIPFFIFRKPAIVSGIGEKMEAYEGLKPFQILLVCPKFAVSTKEIYENLNLELTECDKKLRNTVFKKKIFDIKKHLCNDLKNVAASICPDVNRAKEALLSYGATGALMSGSGPAVFGIFPDFNKALIAYNAILNKHDWGLFQAEILV
- a CDS encoding DegQ family serine endoprotease, translating into MKFIKKTKNLSGRKAFFVMAFMTVVLFLVSSFYQEPDAEAKSDNYLTVPESFSSLAESVSPAVVNIRTVKTIKGGSQVFRHFSKGPFGDDDSMNDFFEKFFGEQSPRDFKQRSLGSGFIIDKDGYIVTNNHVVENADKIKVKLNNGKEFEAEIVGRDSNTDIALIKIKSRRDLPVAIIGDSDSLKVGQWVVAIGSPFGLEHTITAGIVSAKGRVIGSGPYDDFIQTDASINPGNSGGPLVNIKGEVIGINTAIIASGQGIGFAIPINLAKGIIEQLKQSGEVTRGWLGVAIQDLNEDLAKYYGVKGENGVLVAEVFPGDPADKAGIKPNDIILEINNMRVETGRELTTIIANIGVGKLVKIKLLHNGAEKTVEVKIAKRDASKVYADKSKKGAEDELGIRVSNITPEIARQFNITSESKGIIVAAIKPNSKASEAGLTPGDIIKEINRAGINTDDEYHSQIEKIKKGEPIEILIKRKDLGFLVVKLIK
- a CDS encoding DUF1844 domain-containing protein; protein product: MTEKDNNKGFIIKDRRAFAEGNQEIEDKKESSSEEVKDQAQKESAPKDKQEPEIHLPVINFATFIISLNASALVHLGVIEDPASGKKVQNLVMGKQTIDILSMLEEKTSGNLAKEEESMLKNILYDLRITYVKQKG
- the serA gene encoding phosphoglycerate dehydrogenase; this encodes MKVLVSDNLGEIGVQMFQDAEGIEVDVNVGLSPEELKNIIGNYHALVIRSATRVTEDLLEAATQLKVIGRAGIGLDNVDIPAATKRGIVVMNTPEGNVVTTAEHTIALMLSLTRNIPLGTSSLKSGRWDKKKLQGKELYKKVLGVIGFGKIGSIVADRAQGLKMQVIVHDPFITPERIEKAGYKSVSLPELYQQADYITVHVPKLKDTAGFINKEAFEQMKQGVMIINCARGGIINETDLYDAMNSGKVAGAALDVFATEPPVDSPLLTLDRLVCTPHLGASTREAQTNVAVAVAGQIIDYLKNGTIVNAVNVSSVTGELLIKLGPFLSLADRMGCLQAQLARGPVKEVLIEYTGDFQDIDLSPVSTAVLKGLLTPMLTDNVNFVNAPVIAKERDIKVKETFSSESEDYQNLITIRVVTTEMTSTVAGTIFGKKNARVVKIDNFRLEMIPYGHLTLINNVDRPGVIGSIASVLGKHDINIAQMQVGQEKDGEKNIVFLRTDTPISEEVLEKLSALEMVNSVRHFEL
- a CDS encoding endonuclease/exonuclease/phosphatase family protein: MKTTILSIFVILFSFVNSIEAKNFKIASYNVQNLFDIANNGTEYAGYIPNTDYGWNRDMLDIKARNIARVINDLKADIVALQEVESKKSLIYLRSRLMDLGVDYPYLAIADLKATTVKCAVISKFPVVKKEEIIVDNKFARNILKVTLDVEGNHLILYVNHWKSKQDPESSRIVYAKALKEELDKLEDNVDFILTGDFNSNYNEYKTFRNSAKLNDTGGISGINHILRTNMDSVLVDEKILLEQTDNEYLYNLWLEIDKKRCWSYNFFGDKNSPDSIIVSKGLYDEKGISYIDNSFDKFDPDYLFKGKAIYQWQRAKKGRGRHLGKGYSDHLPVFACFSTEPFFFKKDNHKIPGH
- a CDS encoding Crp/Fnr family transcriptional regulator, producing MSVDINIIDSLNLFEDISHAELEEVASLMRRIRVTEGEVITRQGNTANSIFILLSGNFMVFFKEGRSYTLHNKGDIIGLSTLILPFYYTGTAVALTDGDVISIPGQELLRLIESNSALGGKIMKKINQIISARQPFVTGRC
- a CDS encoding OadG family protein — translated: MYGLDAISAHNGWQLAALGTSIVFTGLIILSLAISQIHKVLELWDERYAYYQRIKKFMQIKHRSEATVSDPVLPKNVKESARQFKLLIDQMGEPFSLPKLLDFSKKCGLLHSHSSVNDLLQAKLIIPDGNGYFFWNHDVEKNIKISTKTSS
- a CDS encoding sodium ion-translocating decarboxylase subunit beta; the protein is MVNLLIEFLSNTGFALAGYQNIIMILVGIVLIYLGIAKGYEPFLLIPIGFGILMGNIPVIRDFGLGIYEKGSFLNYMYYGVMHDIYPPLIFLGVGALTDFSAMLARPSLILLGAAAQLGIFATFLGALALGFAPNEAASIGIIGGADGPTAIFLTAVLAPRLIGPIAIAAYSYMALVPVIQPPIMRLLTTRKERLIRMEESRKVSKKEKLIFPIVGFLLCCFIAPGALPLLGMLFFGNLLKESIVAERLARAARSSIIDSVTILLGIAVGASTQGDVFLTGKSIGIFILGASAFAVATAAGVIFAKFMNLFLRQKINPLIGAAGVSAVPNSARVVQIVGQKEDPSNFLLMHAMAPNISGVIGSAIAAAILWSFLGG